One genomic window of Streptomyces sp. NBC_01498 includes the following:
- a CDS encoding DNA cytosine methyltransferase, with the protein MPILELCSGYGGLGIAVESLTGERVRYVAENDPHASQILAARYPDAPNLGDVQTIDWAALIGEINIVTAGFPCQGISNAGRRGGLSDARSAIWFNVLDAVRVLRPELVFLENVAAIRTRGLPEILAGLATSGYDAKWISLRASAVGAPHHRDRWFCLAVPADAHGESRFQRWTPTPPQTPEEDQFCGGGGGQ; encoded by the coding sequence ATGCCCATTTTGGAATTGTGCTCCGGTTACGGGGGCTTGGGAATCGCGGTGGAGAGCCTGACCGGGGAGCGCGTGCGCTACGTCGCGGAGAACGATCCGCACGCCTCCCAGATCCTGGCGGCCCGGTACCCGGACGCCCCGAACCTCGGGGACGTCCAGACCATCGACTGGGCCGCCCTCATCGGAGAAATCAACATCGTCACGGCGGGCTTCCCGTGCCAGGGAATCAGCAACGCCGGACGAAGAGGGGGCTTGAGTGATGCAAGGTCAGCAATCTGGTTCAACGTCCTTGACGCCGTTCGCGTTCTTCGACCGGAACTCGTGTTCCTGGAAAATGTCGCCGCGATCCGGACGCGCGGGCTCCCGGAAATCCTCGCGGGGCTGGCCACGAGCGGGTATGACGCTAAATGGATCAGCCTTCGAGCTTCCGCAGTCGGAGCGCCCCACCACAGAGACCGTTGGTTCTGCCTCGCCGTTCCTGCGGACGCCCACGGCGAATCTCGGTTCCAACGGTGGACCCCAACACCCCCTCAAACGCCTGAAGAAGATCAGTTCTGCGGGGGGGGGGGGGGGCAGTAG
- a CDS encoding phage/plasmid primase, P4 family — translation MLFTHLLARFSQVTEEADGGYLALCPAHGDSRPSLRIWRGDDHKVRVTCRAGCLTEDVIGAVGLSFPDLFNSGGEGLTVSSVRPQLVGVGESAALARYVDESSALLRRLDGEAAGRAAQYAAGRFGIDMDGAADHGLGVDDGEAIGHFPYRSRSFLAYPRLTVPLRDFSGTVRGLQGRDLTGQCPGRWLSLMNPPGMRWTGYGVFRGGGGYGVTIVTEGPGDALTATGVGYDSVAVRGASLAGSPDLIEELAEGLKGSHVLVAGDHDDAGTRFTQRLAEGLAAHGVSVFELDIPTAGHDLTRWREDDPSAFPSALHRAVKAARPVTPVGDVLVDGATGALVPDADEAARAVRLMTEFAEQYGSSDVLNAHALVAFTRGTIKHAPGLGFYMWSGTVWERSDTRVRQAIHYMGAALTVAAAELSREHAEKGGDAKSDPGARLQKTARGFTLTRNIDSLIRELRAVPSVHVDASEFDAHPELLTFANGTVDLRSGELRKHDKRDMLTYALDIDYRPEAQCPRWLTFLAEVFPGRPELGDYFRRLVGYGITGSVAEQCFVICWGKGANGKSVATDTLTAVFRAVTKTTAFATFEDRPSGGIPNDIAALRGSRLVMASEGESGKPMSEAILKRASGKDMMSARFMRQEFFEFKPSFLIVLSTNHKPRFRGQDEGLWRRVKMLPFTRWFSPEERDPYLDRTLMAEAAGIAAWAVRGAVEWYAGGLQDPPVIADATREYRETSDALSGFFPGVLERHEDAAMPGGDAFNAYLDWCTAENLPAKEIWTRRAFFGAMEERGVVRKKTNKGIALVGVRLAVDEATPAGPGIFAK, via the coding sequence ATGTTGTTCACTCACCTACTCGCCCGGTTCTCCCAGGTCACCGAAGAGGCGGACGGGGGTTATCTCGCCCTGTGCCCCGCGCACGGCGACTCCCGCCCGTCCCTGCGGATCTGGCGCGGCGACGATCACAAGGTCCGCGTCACGTGCCGGGCCGGCTGCCTGACCGAAGACGTGATCGGTGCCGTGGGGCTCAGCTTCCCGGACCTGTTCAACTCCGGCGGGGAGGGGCTGACCGTCTCGTCCGTGCGGCCCCAGCTCGTGGGCGTCGGGGAGTCGGCAGCACTCGCCCGTTACGTGGACGAGTCATCCGCCTTGTTGCGGAGGCTGGACGGTGAAGCCGCCGGGCGGGCCGCCCAGTACGCAGCGGGCCGCTTCGGCATCGACATGGACGGGGCCGCTGACCACGGGCTGGGCGTGGACGACGGGGAGGCCATCGGCCACTTCCCCTACCGGTCCCGCTCGTTTCTGGCGTACCCGCGTCTGACGGTGCCGCTGAGGGACTTCTCCGGCACGGTTCGGGGGCTTCAGGGTCGGGATCTCACGGGGCAGTGTCCGGGGCGGTGGCTGAGCCTGATGAACCCGCCGGGGATGCGGTGGACGGGGTACGGGGTGTTTCGCGGTGGTGGTGGCTACGGGGTCACGATCGTCACGGAGGGGCCGGGGGACGCGCTCACCGCCACGGGGGTGGGGTACGACTCCGTTGCTGTGCGGGGCGCGAGTCTGGCGGGGAGCCCGGACCTGATAGAGGAGTTGGCCGAAGGGCTCAAGGGCTCCCACGTTCTGGTTGCCGGTGACCACGACGACGCGGGGACACGGTTCACCCAGCGTCTGGCGGAGGGCCTTGCCGCCCACGGGGTTTCCGTGTTCGAGCTGGACATCCCCACCGCCGGTCACGATCTGACGCGGTGGCGTGAGGATGACCCCTCCGCCTTCCCGTCCGCTCTCCACCGTGCGGTCAAGGCGGCCCGGCCCGTCACGCCCGTGGGTGACGTACTCGTGGACGGGGCGACCGGGGCTCTGGTCCCCGACGCGGACGAAGCCGCCCGCGCCGTCCGGCTCATGACGGAATTCGCTGAGCAATATGGATCGTCGGACGTGCTCAACGCTCACGCGCTCGTGGCGTTTACCCGGGGCACGATCAAGCACGCCCCCGGGCTGGGCTTCTACATGTGGTCGGGCACGGTCTGGGAGCGCAGTGACACCCGCGTCCGTCAGGCCATCCACTACATGGGCGCGGCACTGACGGTGGCAGCCGCTGAGCTGAGCAGGGAGCACGCCGAGAAGGGTGGGGATGCGAAGAGCGACCCCGGGGCCCGGCTTCAGAAGACTGCCCGGGGCTTCACGCTGACGCGGAACATCGACTCCCTGATACGGGAGCTGCGGGCGGTCCCGTCCGTGCACGTGGACGCGTCGGAGTTCGACGCCCACCCGGAGCTTCTGACCTTCGCCAACGGCACGGTGGATCTCCGCTCCGGGGAGCTGCGGAAGCACGACAAGCGCGACATGCTCACGTACGCGCTGGACATCGACTACCGGCCGGAAGCTCAGTGCCCCCGGTGGCTTACCTTCCTTGCCGAAGTCTTCCCAGGCAGGCCGGAGTTGGGCGACTACTTCCGGCGGCTCGTGGGGTACGGCATCACCGGCAGCGTGGCGGAACAGTGCTTCGTCATCTGCTGGGGCAAGGGCGCCAACGGTAAAAGTGTGGCGACCGACACCCTGACCGCCGTGTTCCGGGCGGTCACGAAGACAACCGCGTTCGCCACCTTCGAGGACCGGCCCAGCGGTGGTATTCCCAACGACATCGCGGCACTGAGGGGCAGCCGGCTCGTGATGGCGAGCGAGGGTGAGAGCGGCAAGCCGATGTCGGAAGCGATTCTCAAGCGCGCGTCCGGCAAGGACATGATGTCCGCGCGATTCATGAGGCAGGAATTCTTCGAATTCAAGCCCAGCTTCCTCATTGTCCTTTCCACGAATCACAAGCCCCGGTTCCGGGGGCAGGATGAGGGTTTGTGGCGCCGGGTCAAGATGCTGCCTTTCACGCGGTGGTTCTCCCCGGAGGAGCGTGATCCCTACCTTGACCGGACGCTCATGGCGGAGGCGGCCGGTATTGCCGCTTGGGCGGTCCGGGGCGCCGTGGAGTGGTACGCGGGCGGGCTTCAGGACCCGCCGGTCATCGCGGACGCCACGCGGGAGTACCGGGAGACCTCCGACGCGCTCAGCGGCTTCTTTCCCGGCGTTCTTGAGCGGCACGAAGATGCCGCGATGCCGGGCGGTGACGCGTTCAACGCCTATCTCGACTGGTGCACGGCGGAGAACCTGCCCGCCAAGGAGATATGGACGAGACGGGCGTTCTTCGGCGCGATGGAAGAGCGCGGAGTTGTCCGCAAGAAGACCAACAAGGGCATCGCGCTCGTAGGCGTCCGCCTGGCCGTGGACGAAGCGACGCCGGCCGGTCCCGGGATCTTCGCCAAGTAG